In a genomic window of Rhododendron vialii isolate Sample 1 chromosome 12a, ASM3025357v1:
- the LOC131310041 gene encoding uncharacterized protein LOC131310041: MECNRDEAIRAKEIAEKKFTEKDVMGAKKFTIKAQSLYPGLDGIQNMLATLDVYISAENRISGEADWYRILGVNPKANDETVRKHYRKLALMLHPDKNKSVGAEGAFKLISEAWSLLSDKSKRLAYDQKRNAKVFQQKVPHVSGCPTAPSGSNGFSNFTKSSNTTKSSNTHARAQKSNATKAGTSSGPSSSRKQKTSTFWTVCHRCKVQYEYLRVYLNHNLLCPNCHEPFFAIETPPPTSNGSKASTQRNYSQQEQKNQQGASMNASTSGRNNSSTSNVGSGGFNSTNSANHNNFQWGPFSKAAGTASAAQAATVVKQAYERAKREREEVQAATKREEGFQRRNHANRRTSGFSSSGYSDSVKRRKVMEDIGAVKYGNDAVSQMGMGTGGAGSSGSSGLKQGFYGPSGTDKRKSSRDSPDVGIPNLLMVKARADIHKKLNEWNKSATEGKKNGNEKPNEGAKLKDIAMVNCATPDQCKDSDQVNMANGSNHNKFIPGTSDGDLDNEPLGPMSMDVPDPDFHDFDKDRTERCFAEHQVWAAYDDNDGMPRYYAMIHNVISVDPLKMQISWLNSKTNSELDSLYWVGSGFPKTCGDFSIGKHVSGYSLNSFSHKIKWTKGAHGVVRVFPRKGDVWALYRNWSPAWNELTADEVIHKYDMVEVLEDYDEEFGVTVTPLVKVAGFKTIFHRHLDHREVRLFPREEMFRFSHHVPSYLLTGQEAPNAPKGCHELDPAATPPELLQVITDAKEEDIVENVEGKVEKVVNDGGKSHNKELECSSPKKRYEGKC; encoded by the coding sequence ATGGAGTGCAACAGAGACGAAGCCATCAGGGCTAAAGAAATTGCAGAAAAGAAGTTTACAGAAAAGGACGTCATGGGGGCTAAAAAATTCACTATAAAAGCCCAATCATTATACCCTGGGCTTGATGGAATACAAAATATGTTAGCAACCCTTGATGTGTATATTTCTGCTGAGAATCGAATAAGTGGGGAAGCAGATTGGTACCGCATACTTGGTGTGAATCCCAAAGCAAATGACGAGACAGTGAGGAAACATTATAGGAAGCTGGCACTCATGCTTCACCCTGATAAAAACAAGTCTGTAGGGGCAGAAGGGGCGTTTAAACTTATTTCCGAGGCTTGGAGTTTGTTATCTGATAAATCAAAGAGATTAGCATATGACCAGAAGAGGAATGCTAAAGTATTTCAGCAGAAAGTTCCACATGTGAGTGGGTGTCCCACAGCCCCATCTGGTTCAAATGGTTTTTCCAATTTCACCAAAAGTAGTAATACAACCAAAAGTAGTAATACACACGCAAGGGCTCAAAAGAGTAATGCCACTAAGGCAGGCACCTCTTCTGGCCCCTCTTCATCTCGTAAGCAGAAAACCTCAACCTTTTGGACCGTGTGCCACCGATGTAAAGTGCAGTATGAATATCTCAGAGTGTATCTTAACCATAATCTCCTCTGTCCCAATTGTCATGAACCCTTTTTTGCGATAGAAACTCCACCGCCAACTTCCAATGGTTCTAAAGCATCCACCCAAAGGAACTATTCCCAGCAGGAACAGAAAAATCAGCAAGGAGCAAGCATGAACGCATCTACTTCTGGAAGAAACAACTCATCCACTTCAAATGTGGGTTCCGGAGGGTTCAATAGTACAAATTCAGCCAATCACAATAACTTCCAGTGGGGTCCATTCTCTAAAGCAGCTGGCACTGCATCTGCTGCTCAAGCTGCAACTGTTGTTAAGCAGGCATATGAGAGAGCAAAGAGAGAGCGGGAGGAAGTGCAGGCAGCGACAAAAAGAGAGGAGGGTTTTCAAAGGAGAAATCATGCTAATAGGAGAACGAGTGGGTTCTCGTCATCTGGGTACTCTGATAGTGTGAAGAGAAGAAAAGTTATGGAGGATATTGGTGCAGTGAAATATGGAAACGACGCGGTGAGTCAAATGGGTATGGGGACCGGAGGAGCTGGAAGTTCAGGGTCGTCAGGACTTAAACAGGGTTTTTATGGGCCAAGTGGAACTGACAAGCGCAAGAGTTCACGAGATTCACCGGATGTTGGAATTCCAAACCTATTAATGGTGAAGGCCAGGGCAGATATTCACAAGAAACTGAATGAATGGAACAAATCTGCTACTGAAGGCAAGAAGAATGGGAATGAGAAACCAAATGAGGGGGCAAAGTTAAAGGACATAGCCATGGTAAATTGTGCTACACCGGACCAATGCAAAGACAGTGATCAAGTTAACATGGCGAATGGAAGTAATCACAATAAGTTCATTCCCGGAACTTCTGATGGCGATTTGGATAATGAGCCTCTTGGGCCAATGTCAATGGATGTCCCAGATCCTGATTTCCATGATTTTGATAAGGATAGGACAGAGAGGTGTTTTGCGGAGCATCAGGTATGGGCTGCATATGACGACAATGATGGTATGCCTCGTTACTATGCAATGATTCACAATGTGATTTCGGTAGATCCACTCAAGATGCAGATTAGTTGGCTTAACTCAAAAACCAACAGTGAACTGGACTCGCTTTACTGGGTTGGTTCTGGTTTCCCAAAAACATGTGGAGATTTCAGCATAGGCAAACATGTATCCGGTTACTCTCTCAACTCCTTCTCACACAAGATTAAGTGGACGAAAGGTGCACATGGGGTTGTTCGTGTATTTCCTCGGAAGGGGGATGTTTGGGCTCTCTATAGGAATTGGTCTCCTGCATGGAATGAGCTGACAGCAGATGAAGTGATACACAAGTATGACATGGTGGAAGTACTTGAAGACTATGATGAGGAATTTGGTGTGACTGTCACTCCTCTGGTCAAAGTTGCTGGTTTCAAGACTATTTTCCACCGGCATTTGGACCATCGGGAAGTGAGGTTGTTTCCACGAGAAGAGATGTTTCGTTTTTCTCATCATGTTCCGTCATATTTGCTTACTGGTCAAGAAGCTCCAAATGCTCCAAAGGGTTGTCATGAGTTGGACCCTGCTGCTACTCCTCCGGAACTTCTCCAGGTAATAACAGATGCTAAGGAGGAAGATATTGTGGAGAATGTAGAAGGTAAGGTAGAAAAGGTAGTAAATGACGGTGGTAAATCTCATAATAAAGAATTGGAATGCTCTTCTCCGAAGAAGAGATATGAGGGAAAATGctaa